The following nucleotide sequence is from Psychroflexus torquis ATCC 700755.
AGAGAAATCATTGCTATAGATGGTAAAACAATTAGAGGTGCTAAAGCTGGCGGTAAAAAATCCCCAGTACACATGGTTAGTGCTTGGGCAAATGACAATAATTTGGTTTTAGGACAAGTGAAAGTTTCCCACAAGTCAAATGAGATCACTGCCATTCCAAAATTATTAAAAGTCTTATCCATAGAAAATACTATTGTAACTATTGATGCTATGGGATGTCAAACTAAAATAGCTAAGGCCATCGTTAAAAAAAATGCAGACTATATCTTGGCTGTAAAAGAGAATCAACCTCAGTTACTAGAGCATATTGAAGATGAATTTAGATTTGGAAAAACTATGGAATCAAACCTTAGCCAAGAATTAGACCATGGCAGAATAGAAACCAGGACGTGCAGTGTAATAAGCAACTTTAAGTTTATTTTAAAAAACAATAACTGGGAAAACCTAACAAGTGTTATAAAAATAGAAAGCAAACGTGAGTTTAAAAACTCACAAAAGCCTGCACAACACGCAATACGATATTATATTTCAAGTATAAAGGCTAGCTCCCAAGATTTTCAAAAAGCCATTCGTTCTCATTGGTCTATAGAAAATAAGTTACACTGGACTTTAGATGTTGCTTTTTCAGAAGATGCTTCTAGAAAAAGAACAGGTAACTCCACTCAAAATTTCTCCATACTCAATAAAATTGCACTAAATTTATTGAAAAATGAAAAATCATTAAAAACAGGGGTGAAGAGCAGAAGACTTCAAGCGGGATGGGACAATCACTATCTGATAAAAGTGCTGAATCTAATGAAAGTTTAATGCGTTTGCCCTGCAAAAGTGTTTAATGATTTTGCCTAGAATCCTGACGAACTTATCTAACAAAAAACTTCTATATTGTTCATTTTCATTATTGAATGAAAAGTATTTTGATTATATGCTATTTTTTAATTCCATACTGTTATAATTATTTAATTAGTTTCATTATCTCGCTTTATAACGATGAGATAAGCTAAGGCAGCTGCCGCTATAAATGAGATTAAAATAAAAATCTCGTTGTAATCTGAAACTTTTATAAAATTACCATTTCCTTCATTATTTTCAACCCATTCCGCGCTTCTATAAATACGTCCCCTAGTTGAGTTAAAATAATAGGTGATGTCAACCGTGTAAAATGCAACAACTACACTAATGATACTTGCAAATAGTAAGGACTTTGCAATTTTAGTCTCCATACTTTGGGCTGAAATAATATTTGTCAAAAATTTTTTCATTTTTTTGGTTTAGAAAAGTTTTATATTTCTTGATATAATGTTTTTATTATGGATATACTCAGTATCAAGTAAAGAGGTGTCCACATAAATAATGTATTGCTCTTAATTCTCAACTACTATTGATAACCAGTATTTTGATAAATAGCAGATGCTTTTTACAAATTTAAAAAAAAAAGGATCTTGAACAGTTTTACGCATACTATTTTATCTTAAACATTGGTTTTTATAAGCTCACAGACATTCAAACACTCAAGTTAACAAGATCTAGAAGTGATTATCAAAATGAAATTACATCAAGAATAGCAACAAGAAACAGTATAAAGCTTTAGAAAATAAACTTTTTGAGGTGACGTTAAATTATAAATACTAGCTAGACCTTATATTTATCTTCTGTGATCTCCTTTAAATGCTCATAAACAATAACCATAGCTAGGGTATCCAGCTCACAATACCTCAACAGGGCGTTTTTTATTTCACCTCGTTCTTTATCATCCATGTCGGTATACTGTGTAAGGCCATAAGCAGTTAAAGCTGCACCTCCATTATTGATCTCTTCTATTTCACTTTTCCTTTCAAATTCAGGATCCCAATCTTTAAAAGGGTGTTCTAGACTTTTATAAGGATCTTCGATAGTACCATCTTCTTTTCGCCTTAACCAAACATGATTATCTCCAAAATTCTTTGAAGTCATATTGATGTCGCTTATCGGCTTCGTGTATTTGCTTTTTATAAGCTCACTAGTCTCAAAAATTGCAGGCAGCACCGCTTTTATGGAATTACTCCCCTTGGTGTATGGATTGTAATAATAATCAACGATAACTTTTCTCAAATCTACTAAAGGACGAATAGGCAACCATGGCGATCCTGCATAATTTCTTGGAGGTGTTGTTAAAGTGATTATGAAATTGATCAATTCCTTCCTATCTGTTTCAGCTGAGTTTTCTAGTTGTTGTTTAATTTGATTGAGCGTTGAGTTTTCGTAACTTGAATATTGAAAGACTGTACCTACATTTTGTTCCAGAGCTGTTTTGAGTTCTCTTACAAATTCAAAATTTGGAAATTCTCCTGGTTGAACATTGATATATTCGTTGGCATGTTCAACTTTCCCATCTTCATGAATGATATGATGAGAGAATTGAAACACCACTTTCTCATAAGGTGATTGTCCTTCATAAAATGGCAAAGCCACCACAGAAGCTTCAAAGTCTATAAAATTTAAAGGGAACGTCCAACTTTCTATCTCGTCCTTCAATTCGTCTTGATATAATTCTGGTGTATAATCATTATCAAGTGCTTTGTGCTTTTGTATAAGTTGTCTTCGAACCCTAGACATTTTATCATCTTTGTCTTTCACCTCTCCAAATTCTTCATCAGGAATATTTTTCAATTTCAGCTCGCCTGTTTCTGTCAATTTATTCAATCGTCTAAAATCCCATATTTCAAAAATATTGGGTTCATTAAAGTCAGGCTCCTCCCAGCTTAGTTGTTTTTTAAAACATTCTTTAAAACCAGATTTTGAATTTGAATCAGCTTCTCCATTTGTTTTAAATTCACAAGATTTACAAGAAGAATAGTCCAAGGGATAATTATAGTATTTATCTTCTTTAAAAGTTTTAGATAAAATTTGAATAGATTCTTCAAAATCAAATTCTTCTATGATTCTGTGTTTGCCAGTTTCAATGCCGCTAGTTTCTCGACTCACATCAACTTTACCGAGTATAGATTCAGAGCTAATATCGGTAAGGGTATGGATTCTTCGCTCTATACCTGTTCGGTTATTATTATTATTTGTAATCCGAAATAATTGGTTGAGTCCTTTGATGCTCGTAGTTTTAGATTTATCTGCCAGCATCAGAAAAGGTTTGACATTGTATTGAGGAAAGGCCTTATTGATAACATATTTCTGAAAAGCTACATCAAAAAGGTAAGACTTCCATGACGAACTAAGATTGCCTTTTTTGCCTTCAAATTCATACTCGGCATTAGTAGAATCAAATGATTTTGATTTCACTTCAATCAAATTAATTTGATTTCCTTTTTTCTCTAAAATGTCGACTCGAATAAATAAATTTTCAAAACAAAAAGCAGCCTCAAAAATTACTATTTCATCATTATTTTCTAATAATTTTGTCGTTTGATTCACCTTATCTTCATAATTATAAGTCTCATCAGATTTCTTATCCTCTATGAGAATGCCTTCAGGATAATGCATCCTAGCTAATTCCTCGACTTGGAAACCACCACTTGCTAAAGCTTGTAAGAAGAAATCCTCTAATTTTTGATTGGAGTATACTTTTTTCTTGGTATAGTATAATTTGTTAGGACACTCAAGTCCCAATTTATACCTTGACTTAGTAAGGTAACGCTTCTTAAGATTTGACATAGGATGAAATTAAAAGATTGGTTAGGATTGAAGATTAATTTCTATGAAGTTAATAATTTTCATAATAATTTCAAAACTAATGACGAGTTATGACAAATCATGTCCACCCACTTATTTTTTAATATGACATGATTTGACAACCCATAATAATATTTTTTGAAATTTAAATGAGTATAAGTAACTAAAAAATAAAGTGTCGTGGATGATTTTAAAGAAATAGTAGAAGAGGCTACAAAAGAAGCCTACCAGTTAGATAAAAGATTTGGACAAAATTCTAAAGTTCAAATTTTTATCAATATGAGAAGTCAGATAGATTATTTGTGTTTAAAAGAAACTGAAGATATGTCTTCCGGATATACCCTCTTACATACAATAGAATCTTGGGGTCTTGAAGAAGACAAAGAACTCTCTGAAATTCTGAAAGAGTTGGGCATAAAATACTAGAGATGATCAAGACACACAAACTTCATTTGTATACTTAATTTACCTTGGTATTTAATAGATGAAATTTGATTCAAAGCTTTTTAAAATCTTTACAGATAACTTTTCTGATGCACCACAACACAAATGTTGAGATAACAAGAACCACATCAATCCAATTTATTTTCTATCATGACATGATTTGACAGCCTGAACCCGTATAAGTGCAGAAATATTAAAGACATATAAAACAGCAGTAAAAAAATGCTTTATAAAATTCTATTGTCTTGTGTATACATTTCAGAAATGAATCCCGAAAAAGCAAAGCCGGAACGTTATGTCTACCACGTAACTTATCAATACAACAGAACATCAATTTTAAGGAAAGGATTAAGAGGTAGTGGAAATCACCCAAACCTCAATGAGGCTATATTTGCTTATAATAGGCTTATTCCACATATGAATTGGTTTCCCTATGTTTTAAATTCCTGGGATTGGACTGCTAGAAATATTTACAATCTAGAAGTATAATCTAACTATGATTATTTATACTATCGAAGTATTACAAAAGGTTATCGTGTTTAGGGAATAGACACCCTTAAAATCAATAATATGCTCTAGCATATAGATATAATAACAGAAATTAACTATCTCTACTATGCCTTCACTGACGGCTACCATGACGTGTATTGAATAAAGTTAGGTTGTTGTTTGGAATTAGGGTTTTATGAAATCCCAATTCCTTTATTTATAGTTTTTCAGTATTAAAATACATTCGTTTTAAAGTCTAATAATTATTAAATTGCAGGATAACCAAACCATGCTTTATGCCATCCTTAAGTTATCCTTTTCTAGAACGCCTTGCCTACATCAGAAATTTTGGACTAAACAAATACAAATCCAAAGAAGAATTTATAGAATTCCTTTATTCTAAAGAAATTGATATTTCCCAAAGAACACTCAATCGTGATTTTGATAGTTTAAAAATATTTGGCTTTAGCGTAGTGTATGAATCACAGAGAAAAGGACACATCATAACTGATGAGTATGCCGATGAAAAAAATCTATTAGACCGATATATAGAACTTACAACCT
It contains:
- a CDS encoding ISAs1-like element ISPto5 family transposase, producing the protein MKTTQKLKTIFGQIPDFRRSHKQLYDLESILLIGIISVICGADSWNEMENYANSKEEFLRSFLDLPNGIPSHDTFNRVFSNIDSNQFEKCFIQWVSALAQLQPREIIAIDGKTIRGAKAGGKKSPVHMVSAWANDNNLVLGQVKVSHKSNEITAIPKLLKVLSIENTIVTIDAMGCQTKIAKAIVKKNADYILAVKENQPQLLEHIEDEFRFGKTMESNLSQELDHGRIETRTCSVISNFKFILKNNNWENLTSVIKIESKREFKNSQKPAQHAIRYYISSIKASSQDFQKAIRSHWSIENKLHWTLDVAFSEDASRKRTGNSTQNFSILNKIALNLLKNEKSLKTGVKSRRLQAGWDNHYLIKVLNLMKV
- a CDS encoding DUF2779 domain-containing protein, with the translated sequence MSNLKKRYLTKSRYKLGLECPNKLYYTKKKVYSNQKLEDFFLQALASGGFQVEELARMHYPEGILIEDKKSDETYNYEDKVNQTTKLLENNDEIVIFEAAFCFENLFIRVDILEKKGNQINLIEVKSKSFDSTNAEYEFEGKKGNLSSSWKSYLFDVAFQKYVINKAFPQYNVKPFLMLADKSKTTSIKGLNQLFRITNNNNNRTGIERRIHTLTDISSESILGKVDVSRETSGIETGKHRIIEEFDFEESIQILSKTFKEDKYYNYPLDYSSCKSCEFKTNGEADSNSKSGFKECFKKQLSWEEPDFNEPNIFEIWDFRRLNKLTETGELKLKNIPDEEFGEVKDKDDKMSRVRRQLIQKHKALDNDYTPELYQDELKDEIESWTFPLNFIDFEASVVALPFYEGQSPYEKVVFQFSHHIIHEDGKVEHANEYINVQPGEFPNFEFVRELKTALEQNVGTVFQYSSYENSTLNQIKQQLENSAETDRKELINFIITLTTPPRNYAGSPWLPIRPLVDLRKVIVDYYYNPYTKGSNSIKAVLPAIFETSELIKSKYTKPISDINMTSKNFGDNHVWLRRKEDGTIEDPYKSLEHPFKDWDPEFERKSEIEEINNGGAALTAYGLTQYTDMDDKERGEIKNALLRYCELDTLAMVIVYEHLKEITEDKYKV